Proteins encoded by one window of Candidatus Pelagibacter giovannonii:
- a CDS encoding polyprenyl synthetase family protein, translating into MGTVVQLRNQINNSYYQLKDSVDEKLVLVEEKIKSKLLSEVDLVQKMTEYHIDTGGKRLRALLTLGSAKLCGYTKGGRDINLAACVEMIHGATLMHDDVIDLGNIRRGKETLNSIWGNHSSVLIGDYLLSRCFEMMVEDGNIEVLKLLSSTSSKIAQGEVLQLQHKGEVDMLEETYLKIITAKTAELFSAATKVGAILSNKETKEKEALEFYGKNLGLTFQIADDTLDYNSDLKFFGKKIGKDFLEGKITLPVILLFQNISSIEKDKLKNIFKQETRSNEDLNFTLELIKKYNIINECYKKAEHFINLASNSLTVFKDSEEKKILESLTSFSLQRTF; encoded by the coding sequence ATGGGAACTGTAGTTCAGCTAAGAAACCAAATAAATAATTCATATTATCAACTAAAAGATTCAGTTGATGAAAAATTAGTTTTAGTTGAAGAAAAGATTAAATCAAAACTCCTTAGTGAAGTTGATTTAGTTCAAAAAATGACCGAATATCATATTGACACGGGTGGAAAAAGATTAAGAGCTTTATTAACTCTTGGTTCTGCTAAGTTATGTGGCTACACTAAAGGAGGTCGAGATATTAATTTAGCAGCATGTGTAGAAATGATACACGGGGCTACTTTAATGCATGATGATGTCATTGATCTTGGAAATATTAGAAGAGGTAAAGAAACATTAAATTCAATTTGGGGAAATCACTCCTCCGTATTAATTGGAGACTATCTTTTAAGTAGATGTTTTGAGATGATGGTGGAAGATGGAAACATTGAAGTTTTAAAACTTTTATCTTCAACTTCATCAAAAATTGCTCAAGGAGAAGTATTACAACTACAGCACAAGGGTGAAGTTGATATGTTAGAGGAAACCTATTTAAAAATTATTACAGCAAAAACAGCTGAACTTTTCTCTGCAGCAACTAAAGTTGGTGCAATTTTATCTAATAAAGAAACAAAAGAAAAAGAAGCGCTAGAGTTTTATGGAAAAAACTTAGGCTTAACATTTCAAATTGCTGATGACACTTTGGATTACAATTCTGATCTAAAATTTTTTGGTAAAAAAATTGGTAAAGATTTTCTTGAAGGTAAAATTACGCTACCTGTCATCTTATTATTTCAAAATATATCCTCGATAGAAAAAGATAAATTAAAAAATATTTTTAAACAAGAAACAAGGTCAAATGAAGATTTAAATTTTACTTTAGAACTTATTAAAAAATACAATATAATTAATGAATGCTACAAAAAAGCTGAACATTTTATTAATCTTGCATCAAATTCTTTAACTGTATTTAAAGATAGTGAAGAAAAAAAGATTTTAGAAAGTCTTACTTCATTTAGTCTACAAAGAACCTTTTAA
- the glyS gene encoding glycine--tRNA ligase subunit beta produces MSEFFIELFSEEIPAGLQRNSRNTLLENFQNLFEEKKISFKKSSSFSTPNRLIILFEGLSKEITRKAEEIKGPNVNAPEKAVEGFLRSNQIDKKDLFIKKIEKGEFYFFKKPSNKTNTIDLLKEYTPLILDKLQWKKSMIWGNYNLSWARPLKSILAVFGNKSLDFKFHHLISSNATFTDKEFEDKKKIFKTFKSYKDFFNQSGIIIDHVLRKDFIIKEIEKISSKNNFIVESNNKLLDEVTDIVEQPNIIVCKFDQKFLNIPKEILIVTMQYHQKYFPTFDKKGKITNEFLVVANNHDEKGYIKLGNERVVEARLSDAQFFWEKNKSQNLVKQVSKLKSMNYFKGLGSYFDKIQRMRKLGGMISDELLISKDQVELSASICKVDLISDIVGEFPELQGIMGGHFAGVQGFDKEIALAISEHYQPTGLDSKTPKKPFSIALALTDKIDTLVGFFGVNQKPTSSKDPYALRRSALGVIKLSIDNNKEFKIKDLISYSTSLHRDQGFELSNDLSQKELSEFLMDRLKYYMKEKKIRTDITEASINSYGIDHMNKIYKKALTLNNLINEEIGEDVMVSYKRASSILESELKNSDLEISNTTDPGIFKNDYEKNLLKKINELRKYFTNINKDENYLESLTNLAGAKKVIFDFFDNVKVNDEDKSIKKNRLELLQMLCRTFDNYINFSNIETK; encoded by the coding sequence ATGTCAGAATTTTTTATAGAATTGTTTAGTGAGGAAATACCAGCTGGTTTACAGCGCAACTCACGTAATACTTTATTAGAAAATTTTCAAAATTTATTTGAAGAAAAAAAAATTTCATTTAAGAAAAGTTCATCATTTTCAACACCAAATCGTCTTATAATTCTATTTGAGGGTTTATCTAAAGAAATAACACGAAAAGCTGAAGAAATAAAAGGACCAAATGTTAATGCACCAGAAAAAGCTGTAGAGGGTTTTTTAAGATCAAATCAAATAGATAAAAAAGATCTCTTTATTAAAAAAATAGAAAAAGGAGAATTTTATTTTTTTAAGAAACCTTCAAATAAAACTAATACAATAGATTTACTAAAAGAATATACACCTCTAATCCTTGATAAATTACAATGGAAGAAATCCATGATTTGGGGAAATTATAATCTTAGTTGGGCGAGACCATTAAAGTCTATTTTAGCAGTTTTTGGTAATAAAAGTTTAGATTTTAAATTTCATCATTTAATATCTTCCAATGCAACATTTACTGATAAAGAGTTTGAAGATAAAAAGAAAATATTTAAAACTTTCAAAAGCTATAAAGATTTCTTCAATCAATCAGGTATAATTATAGATCACGTATTAAGAAAAGACTTTATTATTAAAGAAATTGAGAAAATATCTAGTAAAAATAATTTTATTGTTGAGTCTAACAATAAACTTTTGGATGAAGTCACAGATATAGTTGAGCAACCGAATATTATAGTATGCAAATTTGATCAGAAATTTTTAAATATTCCAAAAGAAATTTTGATAGTTACGATGCAATATCATCAAAAATATTTTCCAACATTTGATAAAAAAGGAAAAATTACCAATGAATTTTTAGTTGTGGCAAATAATCATGATGAAAAAGGTTATATTAAACTGGGTAATGAAAGAGTTGTAGAGGCAAGATTAAGTGATGCACAATTCTTTTGGGAAAAAAATAAATCTCAAAATTTAGTTAAGCAAGTTTCAAAATTAAAAAGTATGAACTATTTTAAAGGTCTTGGATCTTATTTTGACAAGATTCAAAGAATGAGAAAGCTTGGAGGAATGATCTCTGATGAGCTATTGATTAGCAAAGATCAAGTTGAGTTGTCAGCATCGATTTGTAAAGTTGATTTAATTTCTGATATTGTTGGTGAATTTCCAGAGCTTCAAGGAATTATGGGTGGACATTTTGCTGGAGTGCAAGGTTTTGATAAAGAAATAGCACTAGCTATAAGTGAACATTATCAACCAACAGGTCTTGATAGCAAAACTCCAAAGAAACCATTTAGTATTGCTTTAGCTTTAACTGATAAGATTGATACCTTGGTAGGATTTTTTGGAGTCAATCAAAAACCTACAAGTTCAAAAGATCCCTATGCACTGAGAAGATCAGCATTAGGAGTTATAAAATTATCAATTGATAATAATAAAGAATTTAAAATTAAAGATCTTATTAGTTATTCAACATCACTACATAGAGACCAAGGCTTTGAACTTTCAAATGATTTATCTCAAAAAGAATTATCAGAGTTTTTAATGGATAGATTAAAATATTATATGAAAGAAAAGAAAATTAGAACAGATATCACTGAAGCTAGCATAAACTCATATGGAATAGACCATATGAATAAAATATATAAAAAAGCCTTAACTTTAAATAATTTAATAAATGAAGAAATTGGTGAAGATGTAATGGTAAGCTACAAAAGAGCATCAAGTATACTAGAAAGTGAATTAAAAAATAGTGATCTTGAAATATCAAATACAACTGACCCTGGTATTTTTAAAAATGACTATGAAAAAAATCTATTAAAAAAGATTAATGAATTAAGAAAATATTTTACAAATATAAATAAAGATGAAAATTACCTAGAATCACTTACAAATTTAGCGGGTGCTAAAAAAGTGATTTTTGATTTCTTTGACAATGTAAAAGTTAATGATGAAGATAAAAGTATCAAAAAAAACAGATTGGAACTTTTACAAATGTTATGTAGAACCTTTGATAACTACATAAACTTTTCAAATATTGAGACCAAATAG
- the pdxH gene encoding pyridoxamine 5'-phosphate oxidase, whose translation MNQKNSLGLNKCFLDKIDPIDLFEVWMNEAKKTELNDPNALALATSDQNNCPSIRMVLLKDFNKDGFVFYTNLNSQKGNELKNNPKASMCFHWKSLLRQVRINGTVQKVSNEVADKYYNSRGYESRIGAWASKQSTILNNRDELLNSIEEYKKKYSNKNDVPRPEYWSGWNLIPSSIEFWLDGDSRIHERLKYTKDNESNWAKSLLSP comes from the coding sequence ATGAATCAAAAAAACTCATTAGGCCTTAATAAATGCTTTTTAGATAAAATAGATCCAATAGATTTATTTGAAGTTTGGATGAATGAAGCAAAAAAAACAGAATTAAATGATCCAAATGCACTAGCTTTAGCCACATCAGATCAAAATAACTGCCCATCAATTAGAATGGTTTTATTAAAAGACTTTAACAAAGATGGATTTGTTTTTTATACCAATCTAAATAGTCAAAAAGGAAATGAATTAAAAAATAACCCGAAAGCATCAATGTGCTTTCATTGGAAAAGCCTTCTAAGACAAGTAAGAATTAATGGAACGGTACAAAAAGTTTCTAATGAAGTGGCAGATAAATATTATAATAGTAGAGGTTATGAGAGCAGAATTGGAGCATGGGCCTCAAAACAAAGCACTATATTAAATAATAGAGATGAACTTTTAAACTCAATAGAAGAATATAAAAAAAAATATAGCAATAAAAATGATGTTCCAAGACCAGAGTATTGGTCAGGTTGGAATTTAATACCTTCAAGTATAGAATTTTGGTTAGATGGAGATAGTAGAATTCATGAAAGACTAAAATATACTAAAGATAATGAGAGTAACTGGGCTAAATCTTTATTAAGTCCTTAA
- the aroC gene encoding chorismate synthase, translating into MSFNTFGKQFRFTTWGESHGPALGCVVDGCPPNINLKEQDIQVELDKRKPGQSKFTTQRKEDDKVQILSGVFEGKTTGTPISLIIYNQDMRSKDYGNIKDKFRPGHADFTYFKKYGIRDYRGGGRSSARETAARVAAGAIAKKVLENKLGKKFKVVGAVTQLGILGCDTSKWNDLIINKNPFFCPDKNMLKLWEKYLLDIRKSGSSCGAIIEVRARGIPVGLGAPIYSKLDMDIASAMMSINAVKGVNIGSGMNSAQLSGEQNSDEISQKGKKLKFDSNNAGGILGGISTGQEIVASFAVKPTSSILTTRKTIDKFGKNTTISVKGRHDPCVGIRAVPVGEAMMNCVLLDHYLMNKAQCS; encoded by the coding sequence ATGTCATTTAATACTTTTGGAAAGCAATTTCGTTTCACAACATGGGGAGAATCTCATGGTCCTGCATTAGGCTGTGTCGTTGATGGTTGCCCACCAAATATAAACTTAAAAGAGCAAGATATTCAAGTTGAGCTAGATAAAAGAAAACCAGGACAATCAAAATTTACAACACAGAGAAAAGAAGATGATAAAGTACAAATTTTATCAGGTGTATTTGAAGGCAAAACGACTGGGACGCCTATTTCTTTAATTATTTACAATCAAGATATGAGATCAAAAGATTATGGAAATATCAAAGATAAATTTAGACCTGGGCATGCTGATTTTACATACTTTAAGAAATATGGAATAAGAGATTATCGTGGTGGTGGAAGATCCTCTGCAAGAGAAACGGCTGCAAGAGTTGCTGCAGGTGCAATTGCTAAAAAAGTTTTAGAAAATAAATTAGGTAAAAAATTTAAAGTTGTAGGTGCTGTTACTCAACTGGGAATATTGGGATGTGATACTAGCAAATGGAACGATCTAATAATTAATAAAAATCCTTTTTTTTGTCCTGATAAAAATATGCTAAAACTTTGGGAAAAATATTTGCTAGATATAAGAAAATCTGGATCATCTTGTGGTGCAATTATTGAGGTAAGAGCTAGAGGCATTCCTGTTGGCTTAGGTGCTCCAATTTATTCTAAACTAGATATGGATATTGCTTCTGCAATGATGAGTATTAATGCTGTTAAAGGTGTTAACATTGGTTCGGGAATGAACTCTGCACAATTAAGTGGAGAACAAAACTCAGATGAAATTTCACAAAAAGGTAAAAAATTAAAATTTGATTCTAATAATGCAGGTGGAATTCTTGGTGGTATTTCAACGGGACAAGAAATTGTTGCTTCATTTGCTGTTAAACCAACTTCATCGATTTTAACAACTAGAAAAACTATAGATAAGTTTGGAAAAAATACTACAATTTCTGTTAAAGGTCGGCATGACCCTTGTGTTGGCATTCGTGCAGTTCCTGTAGGTGAAGCAATGATGAATTGCGTTTTATTAGACCATTACCTAATGAACAAAGCTCAGTGTAGCTAA
- a CDS encoding glycine--tRNA ligase subunit alpha, which produces MASKEKIIKPKFQSFQDTILNLQKYWGKHGCVILQPYDIEVGAGTFHPATTLRSLGPKPWKAAYVQPSRRPTDGRYGENPNRLQHYYQFQVLIKPSPDNIKKLYLNSLAVIGINHKEHDIRFVEDDWESPTLGAAGLGWEVWCDGMEITQFTYFQQMAGFECKPVSVEITYGLERICMFTQQMKNVYELLWNNEGVKYGDVFLQAEKEFSAYNFEHANTDNLFKIFDMFELEAKALVEKKISLPAYDQCLKASHVFNILDARGVISVAQRAGYIGRIRDITKAVAESWLSSQTD; this is translated from the coding sequence ATGGCTTCTAAAGAAAAAATTATAAAACCTAAATTTCAATCTTTTCAAGATACTATTTTAAATCTTCAGAAATATTGGGGTAAACATGGTTGTGTTATTCTTCAACCTTATGATATTGAGGTAGGGGCTGGAACCTTTCATCCTGCTACAACCTTGAGATCTCTAGGGCCTAAGCCATGGAAAGCAGCTTATGTTCAACCATCAAGAAGACCTACCGATGGAAGGTATGGAGAGAACCCAAATAGATTGCAGCATTATTATCAATTTCAAGTTTTAATAAAGCCATCACCAGATAATATCAAAAAACTTTATTTAAATAGTTTGGCTGTAATTGGTATTAATCACAAAGAGCATGACATTAGATTTGTTGAGGATGACTGGGAAAGTCCAACTTTAGGTGCGGCAGGTTTAGGATGGGAAGTTTGGTGTGATGGTATGGAAATTACTCAATTCACATACTTTCAACAGATGGCTGGATTTGAATGTAAACCTGTTTCAGTTGAAATTACATATGGTCTTGAAAGAATTTGCATGTTCACTCAACAAATGAAAAATGTTTATGAACTATTATGGAATAATGAAGGTGTAAAATATGGGGATGTATTTCTTCAAGCAGAAAAAGAATTTTCAGCATATAATTTCGAACACGCTAATACAGATAATCTATTTAAAATTTTTGATATGTTTGAGCTTGAAGCAAAAGCATTGGTAGAAAAAAAAATTTCACTACCCGCATATGATCAATGTTTAAAAGCAAGCCACGTATTTAATATTTTGGATGCCAGAGGAGTTATAAGTGTTGCTCAAAGAGCAGGCTACATAGGGCGTATTAGAGACATTACAAAAGCAGTTGCTGAAAGTTGGTTAAGCAGTCAAACAGATTAA
- the ppdK gene encoding pyruvate, phosphate dikinase has product MNKLILNFKSKDSKKIKNPKNFLGGKGANLSEMGRIGLPVPPGFTISTKVCELFYKDKKKLNSQIVSTINKELKIIEKEVGKKFGDLKNPLLLSVRSGARVSMPGMMDTILNLGLNDKTVIALANKTSNMRFAKDSYRRFIQMYGNVVMGVEGYHFEELIENYKLTKGVLLDTDLDENDWEGLINDFKKVVKDQAKKDFPQNVNEQLLGAISAVFLSWESNRAKVYRKLNQISSEWGTAVNVQSMVFGNMGDDCATGVVFTRNPSDGVNEVYGEYLINAQGEDVVAGTRTPQYITKKARKDAKVKEASMEESMPKVFKQLDKILKVLEKHYKDMQDVEFTVENNKLWMLQTRSGKRTSKSAVKIAVDMVKEKLISKKEAVMRIDPASLDTLLHPTLDEKSSVNVIANGLPASPGAASGKVVFSSEEAERLNDMMQDTILVRVETSPEDIHGMHAAKGILTARGGMTSHAAVVARGMGRPCVSGSSEIDINYEAKIFKTSSNEVKEGDIITIDGSTGRIILGEVPTVKPEISGDFSKLMSWADGFRKLKVRTNSETPFDTKTARDFGAEGIGLCRTEHMFFDEERILSVREMILSKTVQDRNKALAKLLPHQKKDFVEIFKIMNGLPVTVRLLDPPLHEFLPKTEKEINDVATVVGLPLKEIESRINELHEQNPMLGHRGCRLGISFPEIYEMQCRAIFEALSELKIKKIKSAFPEIMIPLVSTEAEIRIMKDLVVRVAKEVQKDKKVKVDYLVGTMIELPRAAIKADDIAKHAEFFSFGTNDLTQTTFGLSRDDSGKFLNDYLDNKIFSIDPFISIDDGVGDLIEIAVEKGRKTNKKIKLGICGEHGGDPKSIHFCANAGLDYVSCSPYRVPIARLAAAQAELSKKN; this is encoded by the coding sequence GTGAATAAATTAATTTTAAACTTCAAGTCCAAGGACTCAAAAAAAATAAAAAACCCAAAAAACTTTTTGGGTGGAAAAGGTGCAAATCTTTCTGAAATGGGAAGAATAGGTTTACCTGTTCCACCAGGATTTACCATCTCAACTAAAGTGTGTGAATTATTTTATAAAGATAAGAAAAAATTAAACTCACAAATAGTTAGTACTATAAACAAAGAATTAAAAATTATTGAAAAAGAAGTTGGAAAAAAATTTGGTGATTTAAAAAATCCGTTATTACTATCTGTTAGATCTGGTGCTAGAGTTTCTATGCCTGGTATGATGGACACAATTTTAAATTTAGGTTTGAACGATAAAACAGTAATTGCACTTGCAAATAAAACTTCCAACATGAGATTTGCAAAAGATAGCTACAGAAGATTTATCCAAATGTATGGAAATGTTGTAATGGGAGTTGAAGGTTATCATTTTGAAGAATTAATTGAAAACTACAAACTAACCAAAGGTGTTTTACTTGATACAGATTTAGATGAAAATGATTGGGAAGGGTTAATTAATGATTTTAAAAAAGTTGTTAAGGATCAGGCTAAAAAAGATTTTCCTCAAAATGTAAATGAGCAATTACTTGGTGCAATTAGTGCGGTATTTTTATCTTGGGAAAGTAATAGAGCAAAAGTCTACAGAAAATTAAACCAGATCTCTTCAGAATGGGGAACAGCAGTTAATGTTCAGTCTATGGTGTTTGGTAATATGGGTGATGATTGTGCAACTGGTGTTGTCTTTACAAGAAATCCATCCGATGGTGTTAATGAAGTTTATGGTGAATACTTAATTAATGCTCAAGGAGAAGATGTTGTAGCAGGAACAAGAACTCCTCAGTATATAACCAAAAAAGCAAGGAAAGATGCAAAGGTAAAAGAAGCTTCAATGGAAGAATCTATGCCAAAGGTTTTCAAACAACTAGATAAAATTCTAAAAGTTTTAGAAAAACATTACAAAGATATGCAAGACGTAGAATTTACAGTTGAAAATAATAAATTATGGATGTTACAGACAAGATCTGGAAAGAGAACTTCAAAATCTGCAGTTAAAATTGCAGTAGATATGGTTAAAGAAAAATTAATTTCAAAAAAAGAAGCAGTGATGAGAATAGACCCAGCTTCCTTGGATACTTTATTACACCCCACATTAGACGAAAAAAGTTCAGTAAACGTTATAGCGAATGGATTACCTGCCTCACCTGGTGCCGCTAGTGGTAAAGTTGTTTTTTCATCAGAAGAAGCAGAAAGATTAAACGACATGATGCAAGATACTATCCTGGTAAGAGTTGAGACATCTCCAGAGGATATTCATGGAATGCATGCTGCTAAAGGAATTTTAACTGCTAGAGGTGGAATGACTAGTCATGCTGCAGTTGTTGCAAGGGGTATGGGCAGACCTTGTGTATCTGGCTCAAGTGAAATTGATATTAATTATGAAGCTAAAATTTTCAAAACATCTTCTAATGAAGTTAAAGAGGGAGATATTATTACAATAGACGGTTCAACAGGTAGAATTATCTTAGGAGAAGTACCAACAGTTAAACCAGAAATTTCTGGAGACTTTTCAAAACTAATGAGTTGGGCAGATGGTTTTAGAAAATTAAAAGTTAGAACTAACTCAGAAACACCATTTGATACTAAAACAGCACGTGACTTTGGGGCAGAAGGTATTGGTCTTTGTAGAACAGAGCATATGTTTTTTGACGAAGAGAGAATTTTATCTGTTAGAGAAATGATTTTATCAAAAACAGTACAGGATAGAAATAAAGCTCTAGCAAAACTTTTACCACATCAAAAAAAAGATTTTGTTGAAATATTTAAAATTATGAATGGCTTGCCAGTTACCGTAAGGTTATTAGACCCACCATTGCATGAGTTTCTTCCTAAAACTGAAAAAGAAATTAATGATGTTGCAACTGTCGTAGGTCTTCCTTTAAAAGAAATTGAATCTAGAATTAATGAACTGCATGAACAAAACCCGATGTTAGGACATAGAGGATGTAGATTAGGTATTTCATTTCCAGAAATTTATGAAATGCAATGTAGAGCAATCTTTGAAGCTTTGTCTGAACTTAAAATAAAAAAAATTAAGTCAGCATTTCCAGAGATTATGATCCCTCTAGTATCAACTGAAGCTGAAATTAGAATAATGAAGGACTTAGTTGTAAGAGTTGCAAAAGAAGTTCAAAAAGATAAAAAAGTTAAAGTTGATTATTTAGTTGGAACCATGATTGAGTTACCAAGAGCAGCCATCAAAGCAGATGATATAGCTAAACATGCGGAGTTCTTTAGTTTTGGAACTAATGACTTAACCCAAACAACATTTGGTTTAAGTAGAGATGATAGTGGTAAATTTTTAAATGATTATCTTGATAATAAGATTTTTTCTATAGACCCATTTATCTCTATAGACGATGGAGTAGGTGATTTAATAGAAATTGCAGTTGAAAAAGGAAGAAAAACAAATAAAAAAATTAAACTTGGAATTTGTGGAGAACATGGTGGAGACCCTAAAAGTATTCACTTTTGCGCAAATGCAGGTTTAGATTACGTTTCTTGCTCACCATATAGAGTTCCAATAGCAAGATTAGCTGCTGCACAAGCAGAGTTGTCTAAAAAAAATTAA
- a CDS encoding S49 family peptidase, whose product MFSFFKKKKIIAHIKLNGVIGNAGKFKQGIDFAGQEEIIEKAFSLKKAKAVAITINSPGGSPVQSHLIYKFIRAQAKKNKIKVIVFAEDVAASGGYLIACAGDEIYANSSSIIGSIGVIYSSFGFTELIKKIGVERRVHTAGKNKSSLDPFQEEKSEDIERLKNIQLDLHKDFIKVVEESRGSKLKKDGIELFSGEFWAGSKSKELGLIDGLGNANEILKEKFGEDVVIKKFEKSKGWLSKKLSSSSNQMDQIANILEERSIWQRYGF is encoded by the coding sequence ATGTTCTCTTTTTTTAAAAAGAAAAAAATAATAGCTCATATCAAGCTAAATGGTGTGATTGGAAATGCTGGAAAGTTTAAACAGGGCATAGATTTTGCAGGACAAGAAGAGATTATAGAAAAGGCTTTTTCACTAAAAAAAGCTAAAGCAGTGGCAATTACAATCAATTCACCAGGTGGATCACCCGTACAATCACATTTAATCTATAAATTTATTCGAGCTCAAGCTAAGAAAAACAAAATAAAAGTAATAGTATTTGCAGAAGATGTTGCTGCTTCTGGTGGATACTTAATAGCTTGTGCAGGTGATGAGATATATGCAAATTCAAGCTCAATTATTGGATCTATCGGAGTTATTTATTCATCATTTGGATTTACAGAATTGATTAAAAAAATTGGTGTTGAAAGAAGAGTTCATACTGCAGGAAAAAATAAAAGTTCACTAGATCCATTTCAAGAAGAAAAGTCAGAAGATATTGAGAGACTTAAGAACATTCAATTAGATCTACATAAAGACTTTATTAAAGTTGTAGAAGAAAGCAGAGGATCTAAACTTAAAAAAGATGGTATTGAATTATTCTCAGGAGAGTTTTGGGCAGGCAGCAAATCAAAAGAGCTAGGTTTGATTGATGGATTGGGTAATGCCAATGAAATTTTAAAAGAAAAATTTGGTGAAGATGTTGTTATTAAAAAATTTGAAAAGTCTAAAGGTTGGTTAAGTAAAAAACTTTCATCTTCTAGTAATCAAATGGATCAAATAGCTAATATTCTAGAAGAAAGATCTATCTGGCAAAGATATGGCTTCTAA